A genomic segment from Streptosporangium roseum DSM 43021 encodes:
- the pseH gene encoding UDP-4-amino-4,6-dideoxy-N-acetyl-beta-L-altrosamine N-acetyltransferase, with protein MLRGAVERECEMIRRWRNHPRVRGVSFTDHEIGEVEHRRWWRTAMADGTRRVLVYEHGGVPSGVVTLSDHDARARRAGWGFYLDVDGLGERGELLAAWMRIEGEAIEYAFAELGIATLRGEVLARNEAVRTLHRRHGFIEVGTYTREVGGVREPVVVMELTR; from the coding sequence GTGCTCAGGGGAGCGGTCGAGCGCGAGTGCGAGATGATCCGGCGGTGGCGCAACCACCCGCGGGTGCGGGGGGTCAGCTTCACCGATCACGAGATCGGCGAGGTCGAACACCGCAGGTGGTGGCGGACGGCGATGGCGGACGGCACGCGCCGGGTCCTCGTCTACGAGCACGGCGGCGTGCCGAGCGGAGTGGTAACCCTCTCCGACCACGACGCCCGCGCGCGGCGGGCCGGATGGGGCTTCTACCTCGACGTCGACGGGCTCGGCGAGCGGGGCGAGCTGCTGGCCGCCTGGATGCGGATCGAGGGCGAGGCCATCGAGTACGCCTTCGCCGAGTTGGGCATCGCCACGCTGCGCGGCGAGGTGCTGGCCCGTAACGAGGCGGTCAGGACCCTGCACCGCCGCCACGGGTTCATCGAGGTGGGCACCTACACGCGCGAGGTGGGAGGCGTCCGGGAGCCCGTCGTCGTCATGGAGCTGACGAGGTGA
- a CDS encoding PseG/SpsG family protein yields MRRVGIRCDAGVGRGVGHLMRCLALAEELRERRLEVVVLGDMGGLEWAAEQLARRGLRLLPGPGDAAAMVRAVRRLALDAVVVDSYDLDPRCSGALRQAGVRVLAVVDDDDRGQDADIYLDQNLGAERRAGRVPSGSIRLAGVRYALLRDDVRRLRQGPMEPGRPDGVLTDHRQPDPGPAEPQRLDGALPDHRQPDPGTAEPQRLDGALPDHRQPDPGAAEPQRLDGALPDHRQPDPGAAEPRQPGGALTDHRQPGGVPVEPGRPPRVLCFFGGTDAAGAAPVVVGELIATGVPFLATAVTPRERALDHLQPAGDQTVRRIPPTDDLPRLIAAADLVVTAAGSSMWDLLYLGKAAALVWVAANQRPGYEEVLSRGLAAGLGHLDAVVRTGGPARACLRELLTSARSREELGARGPALVDGEGRARVADALLSPISP; encoded by the coding sequence GTGAGACGCGTCGGCATCCGCTGCGACGCGGGCGTCGGCCGCGGCGTCGGCCACCTGATGCGCTGCCTGGCCCTCGCCGAGGAACTGCGGGAGCGGCGGCTGGAGGTCGTCGTCCTCGGCGACATGGGCGGGCTGGAGTGGGCCGCGGAGCAGCTGGCCCGGCGCGGCCTGCGGCTGCTCCCCGGGCCGGGCGACGCGGCCGCCATGGTCCGGGCCGTCCGCCGCCTCGCGCTCGACGCCGTGGTCGTCGACTCCTACGATCTCGACCCCCGCTGCTCGGGAGCGCTCCGCCAGGCCGGGGTGCGGGTGCTGGCCGTCGTCGACGACGACGACCGCGGCCAGGACGCCGACATCTATCTGGACCAGAACCTCGGCGCCGAGCGCCGGGCCGGCCGCGTTCCCTCCGGATCGATCCGGCTCGCCGGGGTGCGCTACGCCCTCCTCCGCGACGACGTACGGCGTCTGCGCCAGGGACCGATGGAGCCCGGACGGCCGGACGGCGTGCTGACGGATCACCGGCAGCCGGACCCGGGGCCGGCGGAGCCTCAACGGTTGGACGGAGCACTACCGGACCACCGGCAGCCGGACCCCGGGACGGCGGAGCCTCAACGGTTGGACGGAGCACTGCCGGACCACCGGCAGCCGGACCCCGGGGCGGCGGAGCCTCAACGGTTGGACGGAGCACTACCGGACCACCGGCAGCCGGACCCCGGGGCGGCGGAGCCTCGACAGCCGGGCGGAGCGCTGACGGATCACCGGCAGCCGGGTGGAGTGCCGGTGGAGCCCGGACGGCCGCCTCGGGTGCTGTGCTTCTTCGGCGGCACCGACGCGGCCGGGGCGGCTCCCGTCGTGGTGGGAGAGCTCATCGCGACGGGCGTGCCGTTCCTGGCGACGGCCGTCACCCCGCGCGAGCGGGCGCTGGACCACCTCCAACCGGCCGGCGACCAGACGGTCCGCCGGATTCCCCCCACCGACGACCTTCCCCGGCTGATCGCGGCGGCGGACCTCGTCGTCACGGCGGCGGGGAGCAGCATGTGGGATCTCCTCTACCTGGGGAAGGCCGCCGCGCTCGTCTGGGTGGCGGCGAACCAGCGGCCGGGTTACGAGGAGGTGCTCTCGCGCGGGCTGGCCGCCGGGCTCGGGCACCTCGACGCCGTGGTCCGTACGGGTGGCCCCGCCCGCGCGTGCCTGCGGGAACTGCTCACCTCCGCACGGTCCCGCGAGGAGCTGGGCGCGCGGGGGCCCGCGCTGGTCGACGGCGAGGGCAGGGCGAGGGTCGCCGACGCCCTGCTCTCCCCGATCTCCCCGTGA
- a CDS encoding cytidylyltransferase domain-containing protein: MAVHIAGVIQARMGSTRLPGKVLRTLGGRTVLERVVRAVPHGALDDLVVATTTEPADDAVVAECERLGVAWHRGPVDDVLTRFLGALDRLGCDAVMRLTADCPLLDPEIIAMAAGMWRAAPGLDYLSTSPQPRTLPRGLDVEIVSAEALRSLDGMATGHHRTHVTSYVYTHAERFRIIGLTFPPGDADLRVTLDTVEDWELIRAVVDHFGDGPVPLRTLVGWLRERPEVVALNSAVEQKALELA, from the coding sequence TTGGCCGTTCACATCGCCGGAGTAATTCAGGCCCGCATGGGCTCCACCCGCCTGCCGGGAAAGGTCCTGCGGACGCTGGGCGGGCGCACCGTCCTCGAACGGGTCGTGCGCGCCGTACCGCACGGCGCCCTCGACGACCTCGTGGTGGCCACCACCACCGAGCCCGCCGACGACGCCGTCGTCGCGGAGTGCGAGCGGCTCGGCGTCGCCTGGCACCGCGGCCCGGTGGACGACGTGCTGACCCGCTTCCTGGGCGCCCTCGACCGGCTGGGGTGCGACGCGGTCATGCGCCTCACCGCCGACTGCCCCCTGCTCGACCCGGAGATCATCGCGATGGCGGCGGGCATGTGGCGGGCCGCCCCCGGGCTCGACTACCTGAGCACCAGCCCGCAGCCCAGGACCCTGCCCAGGGGGCTGGACGTCGAGATCGTCTCCGCGGAGGCGCTCCGGAGCCTCGACGGGATGGCCACCGGCCATCACCGCACCCACGTGACGTCGTACGTCTACACGCACGCGGAGCGCTTCCGCATCATCGGCCTCACATTCCCCCCGGGCGACGCCGACCTGCGCGTCACGCTCGACACCGTGGAGGACTGGGAGCTGATCAGGGCCGTCGTCGACCACTTCGGGGACGGCCCGGTGCCGCTGCGTACCCTGGTCGGCTGGCTGAGGGAGCGGCCCGAGGTCGTGGCGCTCAACTCCGCCGTGGAGCAGAAGGCCCTGGAGCTGGCGTGA
- the pseB gene encoding UDP-N-acetylglucosamine 4,6-dehydratase (inverting) yields the protein MGELEGASILVTGGTGSFGKAFIRHVLDHHDPRRVVVFSRDELKQYEVRQLFADDSRLRWFIGDVRDRSRLTRAMHGVDHVVHAAALKQVDTAEYNPFEYVLTNVSGSQNVVEAAIDCGVRKVIALSTDKASSPINLYGATKLVADKLLVSANHYASHHVTRFAVVRYGNVMGSRGSVIPYFQKLAAEDKSLPITDKRMTRFWITLDQAVRFVVDSFDLMQGGELYVPRIPSMRIVDLAEAVAPGAAMHEVGIRPGEKLHEEMIAADDSRRTIRLATRYVVQPTIATWGYVPPPGGQNVPEGFSYRSDGNDQWLSVEGIRELLAVRV from the coding sequence GTGGGTGAGCTTGAAGGGGCGTCGATCCTTGTAACCGGGGGGACGGGGTCGTTCGGAAAGGCTTTTATCCGGCATGTGCTCGACCATCACGACCCGCGCCGGGTCGTCGTCTTCTCTCGGGACGAGCTCAAGCAGTATGAGGTCAGGCAGCTGTTCGCCGACGACTCCAGGCTGCGCTGGTTCATCGGCGACGTGCGCGATCGTAGCCGCCTGACCCGTGCCATGCACGGTGTCGACCACGTGGTGCACGCGGCCGCGCTCAAGCAGGTCGACACGGCCGAGTACAATCCGTTCGAATATGTTCTGACGAATGTCAGCGGTTCCCAGAATGTCGTCGAGGCGGCCATTGACTGCGGTGTCCGGAAAGTCATCGCGCTTTCAACGGACAAAGCCTCCAGCCCTATCAATCTTTATGGGGCGACCAAGCTGGTAGCGGACAAACTGCTGGTGTCGGCCAATCACTACGCTTCCCACCATGTGACCCGGTTCGCCGTGGTCAGGTACGGCAACGTGATGGGCAGCCGCGGCTCGGTGATCCCCTACTTCCAGAAACTGGCGGCCGAGGACAAGAGCCTGCCGATCACCGACAAGCGGATGACCCGCTTCTGGATCACCCTGGACCAGGCCGTCCGTTTCGTGGTCGACTCCTTCGACCTGATGCAGGGCGGCGAGCTCTACGTCCCGCGCATCCCCAGCATGCGGATCGTGGATCTGGCCGAGGCCGTCGCGCCGGGCGCCGCGATGCACGAGGTCGGCATCCGCCCGGGGGAGAAGCTCCACGAAGAGATGATCGCCGCCGACGACAGCCGCAGGACGATCCGGCTCGCCACCCGCTACGTGGTCCAGCCCACCATCGCGACCTGGGGTTACGTCCCTCCGCCCGGCGGCCAGAACGTCCCCGAGGGGTTCTCCTACCGTTCCGACGGCAACGACCAGTGGCTGTCGGTCGAGGGCATCCGCGAGCTGCTCGCGGTGAGGGTCTGA
- a CDS encoding DegT/DnrJ/EryC1/StrS family aminotransferase has protein sequence MLPYGRQSIDERDIEGVLGVLTGDWLTTGPAVGAFEAELAAWTGGVPCVSVTSGTAALHTAYAAAGVGPGDEVVTSPITFVATAATAAMLGARVVFADVEEDTANLDPAAVEAVTGPRTRAVTAVDYAGHPAEYDALREIAARAGAVVVGDAAHSVGSSYRGRPVGALADLTTFSFFPTKTITTAEGGAVATADEELLRRARRFRNHGLVRDPEEQREPDEGHWHQEVHAFGLNYRLPDVLCALGVSQVRRLGEFKARRARLVARYNEALSGLAGLRLPARRPHVDPAWHLYAVGVLDGRRREVYERMRQSGIGVQVNYLPAYRHPVFADMGYRRGMCPAAEEFYARQLSLPLFPDLTDSDQDRVIEALHAILG, from the coding sequence ATGCTTCCGTACGGCAGGCAGTCGATCGACGAGCGCGACATCGAAGGCGTCCTGGGCGTCCTGACCGGAGACTGGCTGACCACCGGCCCGGCCGTCGGCGCGTTCGAGGCGGAGCTCGCGGCCTGGACCGGCGGCGTGCCGTGCGTGTCCGTGACCTCGGGCACCGCTGCGTTGCACACGGCCTACGCGGCAGCCGGGGTCGGCCCGGGGGACGAGGTCGTCACCTCGCCGATCACCTTCGTCGCCACCGCGGCCACGGCCGCGATGCTCGGCGCCCGTGTCGTCTTCGCCGACGTGGAGGAGGACACCGCCAACCTCGACCCCGCGGCCGTGGAGGCGGTGACCGGCCCGCGCACGCGGGCCGTCACCGCCGTCGACTACGCCGGCCACCCGGCCGAGTACGACGCGCTGCGCGAGATCGCCGCGCGCGCCGGGGCCGTGGTCGTGGGCGACGCGGCCCATTCCGTCGGGTCGAGCTACCGCGGCCGGCCGGTCGGCGCGCTCGCGGACCTGACGACCTTCTCCTTCTTCCCGACCAAGACGATCACGACGGCCGAGGGCGGCGCCGTCGCCACGGCCGACGAGGAGCTTCTCCGGCGTGCCCGGCGGTTCAGGAACCACGGGCTGGTCAGGGACCCGGAGGAGCAGCGCGAGCCGGATGAGGGCCACTGGCACCAGGAGGTCCACGCGTTCGGCCTGAACTACCGCCTGCCCGACGTGCTCTGCGCCCTCGGCGTCAGCCAGGTGCGGCGGCTGGGCGAGTTCAAGGCGCGCCGGGCCCGGCTCGTCGCGCGCTACAACGAGGCCCTCTCCGGCCTGGCCGGCCTGCGGCTGCCCGCCCGGCGCCCCCACGTGGACCCCGCCTGGCACCTGTACGCCGTGGGGGTCCTCGACGGGCGGCGGCGCGAGGTCTACGAGCGGATGCGGCAGTCGGGCATCGGGGTCCAGGTGAACTACCTGCCCGCCTACCGGCACCCCGTCTTCGCGGACATGGGCTACCGGCGCGGCATGTGCCCGGCGGCCGAGGAGTTCTACGCGCGGCAACTGTCGCTGCCCCTGTTCCCCGACCTCACCGACTCGGACCAGGACCGGGTCATCGAAGCTCTCCACGCCATTCTCGGCTGA
- a CDS encoding glycosyltransferase family 2 protein produces the protein MPRLSVVVPYYNVERYFDACLASIQGQTLGDLEVICVDDGSMDASAVIAKDYASRDPRFRVVVQENQGLGPARNTGVTHASGHYLAFADSDDIVPPRAYELLVGSLERSGSDIASGNVQRLTSEGLVQSWAHRNAFRKTQVGTHITRNVHLLFDRSVWNKVFRRSFWDELGMEFPARLYEDMPVTVPAHVRARAVDVLSEVVYIWRLREGSITERRFRAENVTDLVISVAETARFLEEHAPGLRRVYERDTLHNDLRVAVEALAAGVEPDLLLDAACSYLDTVKRRSYLELPAIRRLQLQLMHRRLVTELAEAVRFERESMDEARLRRGLLSRRKWYAEYPFRRGYGIPRWVFDVSRELTMVGRLEGWEWRAGRLHGEGGVRLPGVMVGAAPSCAISLWLRERASGTVLELPVERYDLGFGFVCDPGTLPVRASKWEVWVRLTVDGIVREARLRGNTPALGPGETDDGMWIQPLVDDKGFAVLTVKRPRAAVTGCEASEGRLRILGWHAEQESAAGVTLVMGVLDGPERSYPVTTAPAREDRREFAVDVPVEDLRPEEETAVWNMYLSGMADGRPLRMPVALHELPEWELDGWEMQMARTSRGNMALRVQRSEDDH, from the coding sequence ATGCCACGACTCAGCGTGGTTGTTCCGTACTACAACGTCGAACGGTATTTCGACGCCTGCCTGGCCTCGATCCAGGGCCAGACGCTCGGCGACCTTGAGGTCATCTGCGTGGATGACGGATCGATGGACGCGAGCGCGGTCATCGCCAAGGACTACGCGTCACGAGACCCGCGCTTCCGGGTGGTGGTCCAGGAGAACCAGGGCCTCGGCCCGGCGAGGAACACCGGTGTGACGCACGCGTCGGGGCACTACCTGGCCTTCGCCGACAGCGACGACATCGTCCCCCCGCGCGCCTACGAGCTCCTGGTGGGCTCCCTGGAGCGGAGCGGGTCCGACATCGCGTCGGGCAACGTGCAGCGGCTCACTTCCGAGGGGCTGGTCCAGTCCTGGGCGCACCGCAACGCCTTCAGGAAGACCCAGGTGGGCACGCACATCACCCGGAACGTGCACCTCCTGTTCGACCGGTCGGTGTGGAACAAGGTCTTCCGGCGCTCGTTCTGGGACGAGCTGGGCATGGAGTTCCCCGCCCGGCTGTACGAGGACATGCCGGTGACCGTCCCCGCCCACGTGCGCGCGCGGGCCGTGGACGTGCTCTCCGAGGTCGTCTACATCTGGCGCCTGCGCGAGGGGTCCATCACCGAGCGCCGCTTCCGCGCGGAGAACGTCACCGACCTCGTGATCTCCGTCGCGGAGACCGCGCGCTTCCTCGAAGAGCACGCCCCCGGGCTGCGCCGTGTCTACGAGCGGGACACGCTCCACAACGACCTGCGGGTGGCGGTCGAGGCGCTGGCGGCGGGCGTCGAGCCCGATCTCCTGCTGGACGCCGCCTGCTCCTACCTCGACACGGTGAAGCGGAGGTCGTATCTGGAGCTGCCCGCGATCCGCAGGCTGCAGCTCCAGCTGATGCACCGGCGCCTGGTCACGGAGCTGGCCGAGGCGGTCCGGTTCGAGCGGGAGAGCATGGACGAGGCCCGGCTGCGGCGGGGCCTGCTGTCGCGGCGCAAGTGGTATGCCGAATATCCCTTCCGGCGCGGCTACGGGATCCCCCGCTGGGTCTTCGACGTCTCGCGAGAGCTCACGATGGTCGGCCGGCTGGAAGGCTGGGAGTGGCGCGCGGGCCGGCTGCACGGCGAGGGCGGGGTGCGGCTGCCGGGTGTCATGGTCGGGGCGGCTCCGTCCTGCGCGATCAGCCTGTGGCTACGCGAGCGCGCGAGCGGCACGGTGCTGGAGCTGCCCGTGGAGCGCTACGACCTGGGGTTCGGCTTCGTCTGCGATCCCGGCACGCTTCCCGTACGGGCCTCCAAGTGGGAGGTGTGGGTCAGGCTCACCGTGGACGGCATCGTCCGGGAGGCGCGGCTGAGGGGGAACACTCCGGCGCTCGGTCCCGGTGAGACGGACGACGGGATGTGGATCCAGCCGCTCGTGGACGACAAGGGGTTCGCCGTCCTCACCGTCAAGCGCCCGCGGGCGGCGGTGACCGGGTGCGAGGCGTCCGAGGGCCGGCTGCGGATCCTCGGGTGGCACGCCGAGCAGGAGAGCGCCGCGGGCGTCACCCTGGTGATGGGCGTCCTGGACGGTCCCGAGCGTTCCTACCCCGTCACGACCGCCCCGGCGCGGGAGGACCGGCGGGAGTTCGCCGTGGACGTTCCCGTCGAGGACCTGCGGCCCGAGGAGGAGACGGCCGTCTGGAACATGTACCTGTCCGGGATGGCCGACGGCAGGCCGCTGCGGATGCCCGTGGCCCTCCACGAGCTCCCCGAGTGGGAGCTGGACGGGTGGGAGATGCAGATGGCGCGCACATCGCGCGGAAACATGGCGCTGAGAGTCCAACGGAGTGAAGATGATCATTAA
- the pseI gene encoding pseudaminic acid synthase has translation MIINGRPVGADAPPYVIAEMSGNHDGDLARALKIVDAVAESGAHALKLQTYRADTITIDADGPSFRLSEGHDLWGGERLYDLYERAHTPWEWHEPIFERARSAGLTVFSSPFDPTAVDLLESLGAPAYKIASSEIVDLPLIRRVARTGRPLIISTGMASLGEMDAAVQAARGAGCEHLVLLGCTAAYPAAVSDSNLRRLPVLAEAFGLPVGLSDHTPGIGAAVAAVALGACVIEKHVTLDRAGGGVDAAFSLEPDELSALVVESGRAWQALGSAAVRPVSAESEGMRFRRSLYVVADVRAGDTVSASNVRSIRPAGGLPPDAITTVAGRTFHRDTPRGTPLTWDLI, from the coding sequence ATGATCATTAATGGGCGGCCCGTCGGTGCCGATGCCCCGCCGTACGTCATCGCGGAGATGTCCGGTAACCACGACGGGGATCTCGCCAGGGCACTGAAGATCGTCGACGCGGTGGCGGAGTCCGGGGCGCACGCGCTCAAACTCCAGACCTACCGCGCGGACACGATCACCATCGATGCGGACGGGCCGTCGTTCCGGCTGTCCGAAGGGCACGACCTGTGGGGCGGTGAGCGCCTCTACGACCTCTACGAACGCGCGCACACGCCCTGGGAGTGGCACGAGCCGATCTTCGAGCGGGCCCGGTCGGCGGGGCTGACCGTCTTCTCCAGCCCGTTCGACCCGACGGCCGTGGACCTGCTGGAGAGCCTGGGAGCGCCCGCCTACAAGATCGCGTCGTCGGAGATCGTGGACCTGCCGCTGATCCGCCGTGTCGCGCGGACCGGAAGGCCACTGATCATCTCGACCGGGATGGCGAGCCTGGGGGAGATGGACGCCGCGGTCCAGGCGGCCAGGGGAGCCGGCTGCGAGCACCTGGTCCTGCTGGGATGCACGGCGGCCTATCCCGCGGCGGTCTCCGACAGCAACCTGCGCAGGCTTCCCGTGCTGGCGGAGGCGTTCGGGCTGCCGGTCGGGCTGTCGGATCACACCCCGGGCATCGGCGCCGCGGTGGCCGCGGTCGCGCTCGGCGCGTGCGTGATCGAGAAGCACGTGACCCTCGACAGGGCGGGCGGGGGCGTCGACGCGGCGTTCTCGCTGGAGCCGGACGAGCTGTCGGCGCTCGTCGTCGAGAGCGGCCGCGCGTGGCAGGCGCTCGGCAGCGCGGCGGTCCGCCCCGTCTCCGCGGAGAGCGAGGGGATGCGCTTCCGCCGGTCCCTGTACGTCGTGGCCGACGTCCGGGCCGGTGACACGGTGTCGGCGAGCAACGTCCGCTCGATCCGCCCCGCCGGGGGGCTCCCGCCGGACGCGATCACGACGGTCGCCGGCCGGACCTTTCACCGTGACACCCCGCGGGGCACTCCGCTCACCTGGGATCTGATCTGA